The following DNA comes from Marinilactibacillus sp. Marseille-P9653.
TAGGCTGGATGACGTTGATTCCACCAGTGATTGCAATCATACTTGCGTTTGTAACTAAGAATGTTGTTTTGTCATTATTTGTAGGAATTTTTTCTGGAACAATTATTATGCAATTCTACAATGATACCAATATTTTAATGGCGATTTTTAACGGCTTTATGGATATTGTGGATTATATTCTGAATTCACTAGCAGATCCTTGGAATGCTGGGATTATTTTACAAGTTATGACGATTGGTGGACTAATCGCCTTGATCACCAGTATGGGTGGTGCACAGGCGGTAGCGGAGAGTCTGGCAAAGAAAGCCAAAGGCCCAATCAGCGCGCAGATGATCACATGGGCACTAGGGATTTTGATTTTCTTTGATGATTACGCAAATGCGCTGATTGTTGGACCAATCATGAGACCAGTATCTGATAAAATGAACATTTCAAGAGAAAGGCTCGCTTTTGTTATTGATGCTACTGCTGCTCCAATAGCTGGAATTGTACTTGTTTCGACTTGGATAGGGTATGAAGTTGGTCTGATCAATGATGCCTATCAGTCTATTGGTCAAGAAGTGAATGCATACGGCATATTTCTTCAAACGATTCCTTACCGTTTCTACAATATTTTAATGCTACTTTTCGTGTTCGTGACCTCTCTAACACTTAGAGAATTCGGTCCAATGAAAAAAGCACAAGAAAGAGCCAGAGACACGGGGTTACTTGTAGATGAAGCTTCTGAAATCGAAACAGGAGATGAAGAACAAGAAGTTTTAGATAAAGAAAAAGCGTCAATCTGGAATGCACTGATCCCAATTGGAAGTCTGATTGTTTTTAGTTTCCTAGGATTCTACTTGAATGGTCGTTCAGAAATTCTTAGTGGAGACAATAATATACTTGCGCAAACCATTACAAACTCTCCACTTTCTTTTGAAACGATCAGAGAAACATTCGGAGCTTCTGATGCGTCCATTGTACTGTTTCAGGCAGCCTTGATCTCAAGTATTATTGCTTTAGTTATGGGTGTTTCACAAGATTTATTCAATTTCAGTAAAGGGATTGAAATTTGGGTAAATGGGATGAAGACATTGATGATTACGGGCGTTGTTTTGTTACTTGCTTGGTCATTATCAAGTGTTATGAACGAATTGGGAACAGCTGATTACCTTGTTTCTTTATTAGGCGATACGCTGCCGCCTGTTTTACTGCCTTCAGTGATCTTCATTTTAGGTGCAATCATATCGTTTTCAACAGGAACTTCTTATGGAACAATGGGTATCCTGATGCCACTTGCTATACCACTAGCAACGGCCTTACAACCTGGAAATCCAGACTTCGTCATCATGTCTGCAGGTGCTGTATTAACGGGGGCGATATTTGGAGATCATAGTTCACCAATCTCTGATACAACGATTTTGTCTTCTATGGGTGCAGGATCTAACTTGATCGATCACGTGAAGACGCAATTACCTTATGCACTAGCAGTTGGGATAATTTCAATCGTGTTTGGATACCTTCCATCCGCAATGGGACTGAACATTTGGATCATACTACCGATTACTTTTGTCGCAACAATCGCAATGGTATTCATTCTTGGTAGGAAAGTGGATACAACAGAGCGGAGTTAATTTGTTAAATTGAATACCTAAAAGCTTAGCCTTCCGTGGCTAAGCTTTTTTATTTGCGCAAGGGTGATATTGGGATTAGGATAAATGAATAGACCTAATAAGAGGAGGGCATATCATGAATGGAACAATAAAAGTATGGCGTGGAGATATTACAACACTGAATGTCGATGCCATTGTCAACGCAGCAAACTCTTCACTTTTAGGTGGAGGAGGAGTGGACGGTGCGATTCACAGAGCTGCAGGACCAGGGCTGTTGGAAGCCTGCAAAAAACTAAATGGAGCTAAAACGGGTGAGGCTAAATGGACAAAAGGATTCAACCTTCCATCAAATTATGTGATTCATACAGTCGGTCCAGTCTATAAAAACGGCTCTAGTGAAGTAAAAAAGCAACTAGCAAATTGTTACGAGAATGCTCTTGAGATCGCAGAAAAACAAAGGATTCACTCCATTGCTTTTCCTGCAATTAGTACAGGGATATACGGGTATCCAGCAGAAGAAGCAGCGGAAATAGCTGTTGAAACGATCAGGCGAAAACTAGAACAATCTCCTATAGAGATTGAAGTCACACTCGTTGCTTTTGACGAGAAAACAGAACAGTTATACAAAAAGAATTTAGAAGGGTAAAGTGAGGAGAGTAACTATGAGACAGTACTTAAAATTTGGACTGATGATTTTGACATCTACAGTCGTTATGTATATCATGATGTTTTTGAACGTATTTGAATTCGATCATGTAAGATTCAGTCAAACCAGACTCTTTATGGCTATTATGATGGGGTCCGTTATGGCCTTTATTATGATGCTGTTTATGTGGAAAATGTATAAAAACAAGAAACTGAATAAAATTATTCTAGCGGCTTCAGTTTGTTGTTTTGGTATTTCGTTGTGGCTTGTAAGAAGCCAGCAAACTGTGGATGACACTTCATGGATGAAAGCCATGATTCCGCATCATTCGATTGCAATCCTAACAAGTGAACGTGCACAAATAACTGACCCTAGAGTTCGAGAGCTTGCAGATGGTATAATAGAAACGCAAAGAGAAGAAATACAGCAAATGAATCAATTGATCAAGTCTTTAGAAGAACAAGAAGATGAAGAAGAACGTTCATCAAATCCGCAAAAGTCAACTGATTTTACGGATCAAGCTGTAATGGACTCAACAATATTAAATAAGAATGGAATGGATTAAATGGACGGAAAGAAAAGAGATACGATTAAAATCGGCGCATTAGTGGATATTGTTTTAAAAAAAGATCAAAGATCAGGCAAGCTGACGAGAGGTCACGTCAAAAGAATATTGACGAACAGTCCGCAGCATCCTCACGGAATTAAAGTGATGCTGGAAGAGCAAGATCAAGTCGGAAGAGTACAAGCTATTCTATAAAAAAACACTTGCGGGAACCGAGAATCAGTAAGATTCATATCGGTACCCGGCAAGTGTCTTTTTTTATTCTGAAGTATCTTCTGTATTCCCTAAAGCGAAGGTTAACAAGAAACATCCGATTCCTAAAACAACGGTTAGTAGATAATACCAGATAGATCTACCCGATTGTAAGTCTGGAATTGCGCTCGTATTTGTTAAAATCGC
Coding sequences within:
- a CDS encoding Na+/H+ antiporter NhaC family protein gives rise to the protein MKKKVTWSLILTTLFLFLPQTVHAEEVQSSLANSIGWMTLIPPVIAIILAFVTKNVVLSLFVGIFSGTIIMQFYNDTNILMAIFNGFMDIVDYILNSLADPWNAGIILQVMTIGGLIALITSMGGAQAVAESLAKKAKGPISAQMITWALGILIFFDDYANALIVGPIMRPVSDKMNISRERLAFVIDATAAPIAGIVLVSTWIGYEVGLINDAYQSIGQEVNAYGIFLQTIPYRFYNILMLLFVFVTSLTLREFGPMKKAQERARDTGLLVDEASEIETGDEEQEVLDKEKASIWNALIPIGSLIVFSFLGFYLNGRSEILSGDNNILAQTITNSPLSFETIRETFGASDASIVLFQAALISSIIALVMGVSQDLFNFSKGIEIWVNGMKTLMITGVVLLLAWSLSSVMNELGTADYLVSLLGDTLPPVLLPSVIFILGAIISFSTGTSYGTMGILMPLAIPLATALQPGNPDFVIMSAGAVLTGAIFGDHSSPISDTTILSSMGAGSNLIDHVKTQLPYALAVGIISIVFGYLPSAMGLNIWIILPITFVATIAMVFILGRKVDTTERS
- a CDS encoding O-acetyl-ADP-ribose deacetylase, whose translation is MNGTIKVWRGDITTLNVDAIVNAANSSLLGGGGVDGAIHRAAGPGLLEACKKLNGAKTGEAKWTKGFNLPSNYVIHTVGPVYKNGSSEVKKQLANCYENALEIAEKQRIHSIAFPAISTGIYGYPAEEAAEIAVETIRRKLEQSPIEIEVTLVAFDEKTEQLYKKNLEG
- a CDS encoding DUF305 domain-containing protein, translating into MRQYLKFGLMILTSTVVMYIMMFLNVFEFDHVRFSQTRLFMAIMMGSVMAFIMMLFMWKMYKNKKLNKIILAASVCCFGISLWLVRSQQTVDDTSWMKAMIPHHSIAILTSERAQITDPRVRELADGIIETQREEIQQMNQLIKSLEEQEDEEERSSNPQKSTDFTDQAVMDSTILNKNGMD
- a CDS encoding YwbE family protein, with amino-acid sequence MDGKKRDTIKIGALVDIVLKKDQRSGKLTRGHVKRILTNSPQHPHGIKVMLEEQDQVGRVQAIL